A part of Chloroflexota bacterium genomic DNA contains:
- a CDS encoding SUMF1/EgtB/PvdO family nonheme iron enzyme, whose product MDPATFALIASAPGPALVTVFTKLAEKGVIDPALEKGLEPFRDWLTGGYNVKKDEARLAKALQAALPADEKDTRLFFAFSDLRASPGLATRAAAAVVEMTTDDPARLPPDLLRDLKLDDSHRPALATALFKLRVELVKVEGFGDGIRYADQLDQRGLLRETLGHARREIEIDEAFLADRRLTTDDEKALRDYIALVREQLRYMPLPLARRSGPEARADAQLAEVFVPLTLRDPQEEEKARRRVDLTSRSSFSKRQGEIDHEEIKPASLSDVFNRHPCFLLKGPPGSGKTTLLRRAGLAFAEGSAQADLDWNGPTLLPVFVRLRNFGVFLGENRARFTSPAPGALTEFMEHYFRNEHRLSLSAGFFDRRLAEGRCLILLDGLDEVAAIRAEVAQHVNAFIRHFADKGNRFGLASRPKGYESVEVYLRPAAPAIADVNPLGPDGIRQLVSNLVQSLESNPAQRAKDSADLPQRILASRDLTFIASTPLFCTALVLVYKYHGAQLPQRRVEVYQEIVDLLLGFWKAQERELARAHELAQEDGTGAAFADVAKAVAIKKSRLAHLALWMQTERLTDAPTARARAALADYLRRQERKDEATADSWAENFLLNSHERSGLLVEIEAGKHTFTHQGFREYLAATALVSKSDDEFVRTALAHLADDWWEQVILLAGAYPGPLEAKRASLINAILAAAADPNAEPGARHARLLMAGQCAVDMAGYLPGPEQDLVERALIHLMRDTDPASADYPNDQPLHSPPSTLSPRTRLAAGELLDALGWTPPDLFDFVPVYNTDWWNLTDSDPLNSTNPLFFLSRFPVTNIQYQRFLDSDDYDKATIWQNVAAFDADQKTPTRNMGDEAWKWFQKNGGKERRPVYWDDPRFGATRRLFPVVGVTWYEAAAYCVWLSHHWREWPEASNLQPPTSNLQFRLPTEDEWEKAAGGKWKDPKVEKEKPRYAWQKTPAKVKGDEIVIAKHANTSESDLGGTTPVCMYPAGMSLAKVMDMSGNVWEWQANLYGKDNNWRALRGGAWYSDAEDVPASARHGSLPGDWGNGYGFRVCAAASVSRS is encoded by the coding sequence ATGGACCCCGCCACCTTCGCCCTCATCGCCTCCGCCCCCGGCCCGGCGTTGGTCACCGTCTTCACCAAACTGGCCGAGAAGGGCGTGATAGACCCGGCCCTCGAAAAGGGCCTGGAGCCTTTCCGGGACTGGCTCACGGGCGGCTACAACGTGAAGAAGGACGAGGCCCGGCTGGCGAAGGCCTTGCAGGCCGCCCTGCCTGCCGACGAAAAAGATACCCGGCTGTTCTTCGCCTTCAGTGACCTCAGAGCCAGCCCCGGCCTCGCAACCCGCGCCGCCGCCGCCGTCGTGGAAATGACGACCGACGACCCGGCCCGCCTGCCGCCCGACCTTTTGCGCGACTTGAAGCTGGATGATTCGCACCGCCCGGCGCTGGCGACGGCGCTGTTCAAACTGCGGGTTGAGTTGGTGAAGGTGGAGGGGTTTGGCGATGGGATTCGGTATGCTGACCAATTGGATCAGCGCGGCCTGTTGCGCGAGACGCTGGGCCACGCCCGTCGGGAGATTGAAATTGACGAAGCCTTTTTGGCTGACCGCCGCCTGACGACTGATGATGAGAAAGCGTTGCGGGATTACATAGCGCTTGTCCGCGAGCAGTTGCGCTACATGCCATTGCCGCTCGCCCGCCGCAGTGGGCCGGAGGCGCGGGCCGACGCTCAACTGGCCGAAGTGTTTGTGCCGCTTACCTTGCGCGACCCGCAGGAGGAAGAAAAAGCCCGCCGCCGCGTTGACCTGACTTCCCGCTCCTCTTTCTCGAAAAGGCAGGGGGAAATTGATCATGAAGAAATCAAACCGGCTTCGCTTAGCGATGTATTCAACCGTCACCCGTGTTTTCTGCTGAAGGGGCCGCCCGGTTCCGGCAAAACTACACTCCTGCGTCGCGCCGGTTTGGCTTTTGCCGAAGGCAGCGCCCAGGCTGATCTCGATTGGAATGGCCCGACGCTCTTGCCCGTCTTTGTTCGTCTGCGCAACTTCGGCGTGTTTCTGGGCGAGAATCGAGCGCGGTTCACCAGCCCCGCGCCGGGCGCGCTCACCGAGTTTATGGAGCATTACTTCCGCAATGAGCATCGGTTGTCGCTTTCGGCGGGTTTCTTTGACCGCCGTTTGGCCGAAGGCCGTTGCTTGATCCTGCTCGACGGATTGGACGAAGTGGCCGCAATTCGAGCTGAAGTCGCCCAGCATGTCAACGCGTTCATTCGCCACTTTGCCGACAAGGGCAACCGCTTTGGGCTGGCCTCGCGGCCTAAAGGTTACGAGTCGGTGGAAGTGTATCTGCGCCCCGCCGCGCCTGCCATCGCCGATGTCAACCCGCTGGGCCCAGATGGCATCCGCCAATTGGTGAGCAACCTTGTCCAATCGCTTGAGTCGAATCCAGCGCAACGGGCTAAAGACTCTGCCGATCTCCCTCAGCGGATTCTGGCCTCGCGCGATTTGACGTTCATCGCCAGCACGCCGTTATTCTGCACGGCGCTGGTGTTGGTTTACAAGTATCACGGGGCGCAGTTGCCTCAGCGCCGGGTGGAAGTCTATCAAGAGATTGTGGACTTGTTGCTCGGCTTTTGGAAAGCGCAGGAGCGCGAACTAGCCCGCGCTCACGAACTGGCGCAGGAGGACGGCACGGGCGCGGCCTTCGCCGATGTGGCCAAGGCAGTGGCGATCAAAAAGAGCCGCTTGGCGCACCTGGCTTTGTGGATGCAAACCGAGCGACTGACCGACGCCCCAACGGCCCGCGCCCGCGCCGCCCTGGCCGACTATTTGCGCCGCCAAGAGCGCAAAGACGAAGCCACTGCTGACTCGTGGGCTGAAAATTTTTTGCTCAATTCGCACGAACGGAGCGGCCTCCTTGTCGAAATAGAGGCCGGGAAGCACACCTTCACCCATCAGGGCTTCCGCGAATATCTGGCGGCGACGGCGCTGGTGAGCAAAAGTGATGACGAGTTTGTGCGCACGGCGCTGGCCCATCTTGCCGATGACTGGTGGGAGCAGGTGATCCTTCTGGCTGGCGCTTACCCGGGGCCGCTGGAGGCAAAGCGCGCGTCCCTGATCAACGCCATCCTCGCCGCCGCCGCTGACCCAAATGCTGAACCAGGCGCTCGCCACGCTCGCCTGCTCATGGCCGGACAGTGCGCGGTGGACATGGCCGGTTACCTCCCCGGCCCGGAACAAGACCTGGTCGAGCGCGCCTTGATCCACCTCATGCGCGACACCGACCCCGCCAGCGCCGACTACCCAAACGATCAACCCCTCCACTCTCCACCCTCCACTCTCTCCCCACGCACCCGCCTCGCCGCCGGCGAACTCCTCGACGCGCTGGGCTGGACGCCGCCGGACTTGTTTGACTTTGTCCCGGTATATAACACGGATTGGTGGAATTTAACGGATTCCGATCCGTTAAATTCCACCAATCCGTTGTTCTTCCTCTCCCGTTTCCCCGTCACCAACATCCAATATCAACGCTTCCTCGACTCGGACGATTACGACAAAGCCACCATCTGGCAGAACGTGGCCGCCTTCGACGCCGACCAGAAGACGCCGACGCGAAACATGGGCGACGAAGCGTGGAAGTGGTTTCAAAAGAACGGCGGCAAGGAGCGCAGGCCGGTTTATTGGGATGACCCGCGCTTCGGCGCGACCCGCCGCCTCTTCCCGGTCGTCGGCGTCACCTGGTACGAAGCCGCCGCTTACTGCGTCTGGCTTTCGCATCATTGGCGTGAATGGCCCGAAGCTTCTAACCTCCAACCTCCAACTTCCAACCTCCAGTTCCGCCTGCCGACCGAAGACGAGTGGGAGAAGGCCGCCGGAGGCAAGTGGAAAGACCCGAAAGTGGAGAAGGAGAAGCCGCGTTACGCCTGGCAAAAGACTCCGGCGAAAGTGAAGGGCGATGAGATTGTGATTGCGAAGCATGCCAACACTTCCGAGTCTGACCTGGGCGGAACAACACCGGTGTGCATGTACCCGGCTGGCATGAGTCTTGCAAAAGTAATGGACATGAGCGGGAATGTGTGGGAGTGGCAGGCGAACCTTTACGGGAAGGACAATAATTGGCGCGCATTGCGTGGCGGCGCATGGTATAGTGATGCTGAGGACGTACCCGCTTCGGCGCGCCACGGCTCCCTCCCCGGCGACTGGGGCAACGGCTACGGTTTTCGGGTGTGCGCGGCGGCCTCTGTCTCTCGCTCTTGA
- the obgE gene encoding GTPase ObgE, protein MPPKDIQYFDQAQITIKAGNGGDGIVAFRHEKFIPLGGPSGGDGGRGGSVFLVCDPTQNTLFVFQRKRHYAAESGKPGGAKNMSGKSGPDLEIKAPPGTLVRDGETGDVLGDLTEKGQRLLIAKGGRGGRGNQHFASSRNQAPRTAERGDPGEARTLKLELKLIADIGIVGAPNAGKSTYLASVSAARPKIADYPFTTLTPNLGVADLGNYNTVVLADIPGLIEGAHLGSGLGFAFLRHIQRTRVLIHILDGLSPDPVADFSQILTELSLFDEKLMEKPMIVALNKMDVADVGEKWPSVKAEIEKRGYEIMAVSAATQMGARDLLNRASQLLAEAPPAPVYEAMPVYRPSVDPDAFKIHDEGRGVWRVTGKRIERAAEMTIWEYEDSALRFQQLLEVLGIRAALTEAGVKEGDTVMVGDAELEWSD, encoded by the coding sequence ATGCCCCCCAAAGACATCCAATACTTCGACCAGGCCCAGATCACCATCAAAGCCGGCAACGGCGGCGACGGCATCGTGGCCTTCCGGCACGAGAAATTCATCCCGCTCGGCGGGCCGAGCGGCGGCGACGGCGGGCGAGGCGGCTCGGTCTTCCTCGTCTGCGACCCTACCCAAAACACCCTCTTCGTCTTTCAGCGCAAGCGCCACTACGCGGCTGAGAGCGGCAAGCCCGGCGGCGCGAAAAATATGTCCGGCAAGTCCGGCCCCGACCTCGAAATCAAAGCGCCGCCCGGCACGCTCGTTCGCGACGGGGAAACCGGCGACGTACTGGGCGACCTGACCGAGAAGGGTCAACGTTTGCTCATCGCCAAAGGCGGGCGGGGCGGGCGCGGCAACCAGCACTTCGCCTCGTCGCGCAACCAGGCCCCACGCACCGCCGAGCGCGGCGACCCCGGCGAGGCCCGCACCCTCAAGCTCGAACTCAAACTCATCGCCGACATCGGCATCGTCGGCGCGCCCAACGCCGGCAAGTCCACCTACCTGGCCTCGGTCAGCGCCGCCCGCCCCAAGATCGCCGACTACCCCTTCACCACCCTCACCCCCAACCTGGGCGTGGCCGACCTGGGCAACTACAACACCGTCGTTCTGGCCGACATCCCCGGCCTCATCGAAGGCGCGCACCTCGGCTCGGGCCTCGGCTTCGCCTTCCTGCGTCACATTCAGCGCACCCGCGTCCTCATCCACATCCTCGACGGCCTCTCACCGGACCCCGTCGCCGACTTCAGCCAGATTCTCACCGAACTCTCGTTGTTCGACGAGAAGCTGATGGAGAAGCCGATGATCGTGGCCCTGAACAAGATGGACGTAGCGGACGTGGGCGAGAAGTGGCCCTCGGTGAAAGCCGAGATCGAAAAGCGCGGCTACGAGATCATGGCCGTTTCAGCCGCCACCCAAATGGGCGCCCGCGACCTGCTCAACCGCGCCAGCCAACTGCTGGCCGAAGCGCCGCCCGCGCCCGTCTACGAAGCCATGCCCGTTTACCGCCCCAGCGTTGACCCGGACGCCTTCAAGATTCACGACGAGGGCCGGGGCGTGTGGCGCGTGACCGGCAAACGCATCGAGCGCGCCGCCGAGATGACGATCTGGGAGTACGAAGATTCGGCTTTGCGCTTCCAGCAACTGCTTGAGGTGCTGGGCATCCGCGCCGCGCTCACCGAGGCGGGCGTGAAAGAGGGGGATACGGTGATGGTTGGCGATGCCGAGTTGGAGTGGAGCGATTAA
- a CDS encoding nicotinate-nucleotide adenylyltransferase — protein MRLGIFGGTFDPPHFGHLALASATREQLKLDKVLWVVAGQSPLKQDRQLSPEEIRVEMVQAAIADNPAFTLSRVDLDRPGPHYTVETLEILSRQFPGAELYFLMGEDSLRDLPKWRRPGGLIRLALLAVLGRPGAEADLDDLEGSIPGVAARIVWVESPRLAIASSDIQQRVREGQSVEEMVPGEVRAIIEREQLYKQ, from the coding sequence GTGCGTTTAGGAATATTCGGTGGCACCTTCGATCCCCCTCACTTCGGCCATCTCGCGTTAGCCTCCGCCACTCGCGAGCAATTGAAATTGGATAAAGTGTTGTGGGTCGTCGCCGGCCAATCGCCCCTCAAACAGGATCGGCAACTCAGCCCGGAAGAAATTCGCGTCGAGATGGTGCAAGCCGCCATCGCCGATAACCCGGCCTTCACCCTCTCTCGCGTGGATTTGGATCGGCCCGGCCCGCATTACACCGTCGAGACGCTTGAGATTTTGAGCCGCCAGTTTCCCGGCGCAGAACTTTATTTTCTGATGGGCGAAGATTCTTTGCGCGATTTGCCGAAGTGGCGGCGGCCCGGCGGCCTCATTCGTCTGGCGTTGCTGGCAGTGCTGGGGCGGCCCGGCGCTGAAGCCGACCTGGATGACTTGGAAGGAAGCATCCCCGGCGTGGCGGCCCGCATCGTCTGGGTCGAGTCGCCGCGCCTGGCAATTGCCTCCAGCGACATCCAGCAGCGCGTTCGCGAAGGTCAATCTGTGGAGGAAATGGTTCCGGGTGAAGTGCGGGCGATTATTGAGCGGGAGCAGTTGTATAAACAGTAA